A portion of the Blastochloris tepida genome contains these proteins:
- the trhA gene encoding PAQR family membrane homeostasis protein TrhA: MRVPNRHSQSQAELIADGIVHGVGVAAGLVGTSILLSVAARDGGTRQVVVAGVYAFGLLTMLSCSAAYNVLRGNPHRGVLRELDHIAIYVMIAGTYTPFLTQLKGMWAVALTSTMWGLAVTGIFLKLLRPNLIEAVSVALYLALGWIGTIAFWPLAETLEPTTLMLLAIGGVMYSVGVVFHVLEKIPFSNAIWHAFVLSAALVHYVAVIDTVRAK, from the coding sequence GTGAGGGTTCCGAACCGGCACTCGCAAAGCCAAGCGGAGCTTATCGCCGACGGCATCGTGCATGGGGTCGGCGTAGCCGCGGGTCTCGTTGGCACGTCCATTCTGTTGAGCGTCGCGGCGCGGGACGGCGGAACCCGGCAGGTCGTGGTTGCGGGGGTCTATGCGTTCGGGCTGCTCACGATGCTGTCGTGCTCGGCCGCGTACAACGTGCTGCGCGGCAATCCCCACCGGGGCGTTCTGCGCGAGCTCGACCATATTGCGATCTACGTGATGATCGCGGGCACCTACACGCCGTTCCTGACCCAATTGAAGGGGATGTGGGCGGTCGCACTGACCAGCACCATGTGGGGGCTTGCTGTCACCGGGATCTTCCTGAAGCTGCTGCGGCCAAACCTGATCGAAGCTGTCTCGGTCGCGCTCTATCTGGCCTTGGGATGGATCGGCACGATAGCCTTTTGGCCTCTCGCCGAGACCCTCGAGCCTACGACATTGATGCTGCTTGCCATCGGCGGCGTCATGTATTCCGTCGGCGTCGTTTTTCATGTCCTGGAGAAGATCCCGTTCAGCAATGCGATCTGGCATGCGTTCGTGCTGAGTGCCGCGCTGGTCCATTACGTCGCGGTGATCGATACGGTCCGCGCGAAGTAA